A single window of Granulicella mallensis MP5ACTX8 DNA harbors:
- the rlmB gene encoding 23S rRNA (guanosine(2251)-2'-O)-methyltransferase RlmB: MDVLYGLHPVEEAIRAGMRQLDHVSVAREREARRDARLDAVLDLCRAAGIRVNTESRDQLTRHAKTDAHQGIVAFLRERKFLALEDLLNAPPGPTGFRFFLALDGVEDPHNLGALLRSADGSGIDGVIVPERRSAPLSATVAKSSAGASEHVRIAQVVNITRALETMKKHNVWIVGLDERGTPDYTDFDFRQDCCLVLGSEGSGLHELVKRTCDHLLRIPMAGSVSSLNVSVAGAVVMYEAMRQRRSGAVQAPAASKTQKPRKGLGS; the protein is encoded by the coding sequence GCACCCGGTGGAAGAGGCCATTCGCGCGGGCATGCGGCAACTTGACCATGTAAGCGTCGCCCGCGAGCGAGAGGCCCGCCGCGATGCCCGTCTGGACGCGGTCCTCGATCTCTGCCGGGCCGCAGGCATCCGCGTCAACACCGAGTCGCGCGACCAGCTCACCCGCCACGCCAAGACCGACGCCCACCAGGGCATCGTCGCCTTCCTTCGGGAGCGCAAGTTTCTCGCGCTCGAAGACCTTCTGAACGCGCCCCCCGGACCCACCGGATTCCGGTTCTTCCTCGCGCTCGACGGCGTTGAGGACCCGCACAACCTCGGCGCACTATTACGTTCGGCGGATGGTTCCGGGATCGACGGCGTCATCGTGCCGGAGCGGCGGTCCGCGCCCTTGAGCGCAACCGTAGCCAAGAGCTCGGCGGGAGCCTCCGAACACGTGCGCATCGCGCAGGTGGTCAACATCACGCGCGCGCTGGAGACGATGAAGAAGCACAACGTCTGGATCGTCGGCCTCGACGAGCGCGGAACCCCCGACTACACCGACTTCGACTTTCGCCAAGACTGCTGCCTCGTTCTGGGCAGCGAGGGCTCCGGCCTGCACGAGCTGGTAAAGCGCACCTGCGACCACCTGCTGCGCATCCCGATGGCGGGCAGCGTCTCATCGTTGAACGTGTCCGTAGCCGGCGCGGTCGTCATGTACGAGGCGATGCGTCAGCGCCGCTCCGGTGCGGTTCAGGCCCCGGCTGCGTCCAAAACACAGAAGCCTCGTAAAGGTTTGGGATCGTGA
- a CDS encoding gluzincin family metallopeptidase: MSLKRLPRALAATLALAGLGLAGTTCAQTTTPAPPPATQDTTAPAQPPPPKGEVLFQSHGTPPDATPESEANGRTVLAKPEEKPAGPELTDIERSAITFTAYDLDARLVPASSSLTVRAGLTLRNDGDKPLTRLALQISSTLNWLGATLISNTGNQKLELAQHLIDTDADHTGKAQEVIITLPAPLAPGKSITLNTVYSGTVEASGGRLERIGATHEQALSTDWDAISTSTIALRGFGNVLWYPVASPQLFLGDGAQLFNAVGRMKLRESAATIHLRLSVEYTGEPPVAAYFCGRRQAFHALSDSADTPTAAGTGIATADFAAEPLGFRMPSLFQVAHAETMTASLTEPSDSASAPATTPDADSSSSSSSSSSSSSSSSSNSAGAPGPASSNAIAASNGPGDSLLAVESNDDGSLPPLAASAQHIAPLLEEWFGPKPLSSLTILDNPGQPFEDGPLLVAPISALAASTASPALAHSLTHAWVQTGQPWMDEGLAQFFSLLWIEHEQGRDAAIAQLTTLMQPVSIAEPGIEPNEPAPIGEPLVSATSELYFRRKAAAVWWMLRGIVGDKPLQAALQAWRTRTPGNTTPEQDVRAFEALLEKTPKGPIDLRWFFDDWVLHDRGLPDLAITDVTPRLLPAGQGHSAGWLVAVTIHNDGAAGVQIPVTIRSGTYSTTSQVRVAGFADATARVLVEAPPTEVWVNDGSTPELRTSLHRRDVVVHAQ; encoded by the coding sequence TTGAGTTTGAAACGACTGCCACGCGCTTTGGCGGCGACGCTTGCGCTGGCTGGTCTGGGCCTTGCCGGCACCACCTGCGCGCAAACAACCACCCCTGCACCACCGCCCGCCACGCAGGACACGACCGCCCCGGCTCAGCCCCCTCCCCCCAAGGGCGAGGTCCTCTTCCAGAGCCACGGCACGCCTCCGGACGCGACACCTGAATCCGAGGCCAACGGGCGCACCGTTCTCGCCAAGCCCGAGGAGAAGCCTGCCGGGCCGGAGCTGACCGATATCGAACGCTCGGCCATCACCTTTACAGCCTACGATCTCGACGCACGCCTCGTTCCGGCGAGCTCGTCGCTGACCGTTCGCGCAGGCCTCACGCTTCGCAACGACGGCGACAAGCCCCTGACGCGCCTCGCGCTCCAGATCTCCTCGACTCTCAACTGGCTCGGCGCTACGTTGATCTCGAATACCGGCAACCAGAAGCTCGAACTGGCCCAGCATCTGATCGATACCGACGCCGATCACACCGGTAAGGCGCAGGAGGTGATTATCACCCTGCCTGCCCCGCTCGCTCCCGGCAAATCGATCACCTTGAACACGGTCTATTCCGGAACGGTCGAGGCCAGCGGCGGCCGCCTGGAACGCATTGGCGCAACGCACGAGCAGGCTCTCTCCACCGACTGGGACGCCATCTCCACCTCGACCATCGCGTTGCGCGGCTTCGGCAACGTGCTCTGGTATCCCGTCGCCTCGCCCCAGCTCTTTCTCGGCGATGGGGCGCAGCTCTTCAACGCCGTCGGCCGCATGAAGCTGCGGGAATCGGCCGCAACGATCCATCTGCGGCTGTCCGTCGAGTACACCGGCGAGCCGCCCGTCGCAGCCTACTTCTGCGGACGCCGTCAGGCCTTCCATGCCTTGAGCGACAGCGCCGACACTCCCACTGCTGCAGGCACGGGCATTGCAACGGCGGACTTTGCCGCTGAACCCCTGGGCTTCCGCATGCCCAGCCTGTTCCAGGTCGCCCATGCGGAGACAATGACGGCTTCGCTGACAGAGCCCTCCGACTCAGCATCGGCTCCGGCAACGACGCCCGATGCCGACTCCAGCTCGTCCTCCAGTTCCTCTTCAAGCTCGTCATCGAGCTCATCATCGAATTCCGCCGGGGCTCCTGGCCCGGCAAGTTCCAATGCCATTGCTGCGAGCAACGGCCCAGGCGACTCGCTGCTCGCGGTCGAGAGCAACGATGACGGCTCTCTGCCACCGCTCGCTGCCTCGGCACAGCACATCGCTCCGCTGCTGGAAGAGTGGTTCGGGCCGAAACCGCTATCGTCCCTGACGATCCTCGATAACCCCGGGCAGCCGTTCGAGGATGGCCCGCTGCTGGTCGCTCCCATCTCCGCGCTGGCCGCTTCAACGGCCTCTCCGGCGCTGGCACATAGCCTTACCCACGCGTGGGTGCAGACCGGCCAGCCGTGGATGGATGAGGGCCTGGCACAGTTTTTCAGCCTGTTGTGGATCGAGCACGAGCAGGGTCGCGATGCCGCCATCGCACAACTGACCACCCTGATGCAGCCGGTGTCGATCGCCGAACCGGGCATCGAGCCCAATGAACCCGCTCCGATTGGCGAGCCGTTGGTCTCGGCAACCTCCGAACTCTACTTCCGCCGCAAGGCCGCAGCGGTCTGGTGGATGCTGCGCGGCATCGTCGGCGACAAGCCGCTGCAGGCCGCGCTGCAAGCGTGGCGCACACGCACTCCGGGGAACACGACGCCCGAGCAGGACGTGCGCGCCTTCGAAGCGCTGCTGGAGAAGACCCCGAAAGGCCCGATCGACCTGCGCTGGTTCTTCGACGACTGGGTGCTGCACGATCGCGGCCTGCCCGATCTCGCGATCACCGACGTAACACCGCGGCTGCTGCCGGCGGGCCAGGGCCACAGTGCGGGCTGGCTGGTGGCTGTCACCATACATAACGATGGCGCTGCCGGTGTCCAAATCCCTGTCACGATCCGCTCCGGGACCTACAGTACGACCTCTCAAGTGCGGGTGGCGGGATTTGCCGATGCAACAGCGCGCGTCCTGGTGGAAGCTCCGCCCACCGAGGTCTGGGTGAACGACGGCAGCACGCCTGAACTCCGTACGTCGCTGCACCGCCGCGATGTTGTCGTCCACGCTCAGTAG
- a CDS encoding glycoside hydrolase family 3 C-terminal domain-containing protein, translated as MNRKVVHAAALAFLIGGFSASAQSPSPAGTRTPLLPYQDTTLPAEQRAADLVGRLTLDEKAAQLVTSAPGIPRLGVPAYDFWSEGLHGIARSGYATLFPQAVGMAATFDEPLLHQIGEVISTEARAKYNDAVAHDLRSIFYGLTIWSPNINIFRDPRWGRGQETYGEDPFLTARLGTAFVEGLQGDDPNYYRAIGTPKHFAVHSGPESERHRFNADPSPHDLWDTYLPAFRATIVEGKAGSIMCAYNAIEGKPACASDLLLDEVLRKDWAFKGFVTSDCGAIDNFFEKDGHHYSKDAEQASVDGIRAGTDTNCGGTYRNLASAVRKGMIQESELDVPLRRLFLARFKLGLFDPPSQVKYASMPITENMSSSHTELALQAAREAVVLLKNEHHTLPLDARVKTIAVIGPNASSLISLEGNYNAIPKNPVMQVDGIAREFRDAKVLYAQGSPYAEGVALVIPRTQFRTAQDSQEQGLKAEYFNNDSLQGTPAFTRVDRQIDFDWDGSSPVPSVSMKAFSVRWRGTLQVPVPGDYLVAPHITHFWNGDAVEKVTLKFDGKDMGSSAVKLHFDDTRPHAIEMTYSHKAELFGGELSLRWTPPVEPLRAQAMEAVKQADAVVAFVGLSPELEGEEMDVHIPGFSGGDRTDLVLPAAQQQLLEAAKASGKPLVVVLLNGSALAVNWAQEHADAILEAWYPGQAGAQAIAETLSGKNNPSGRLPVTFYRSVNDLPPFTDYAMANRTYRYFKGKPLYEFGYGLSYSTFSYSNAHLSKERLDAGDTLRVEADVKNTSTLAGDEVAELYLTPPQNGVYPLRSLEGFEHVHLLPGQSKHVSFTLDPRQLSEVDEKGIRAVRAGVYSVTVGGGQPSAGKDLSAQFTVEGVRELPR; from the coding sequence GTGAATCGAAAAGTTGTGCACGCAGCGGCATTGGCATTCTTGATAGGCGGCTTCTCCGCTTCAGCACAAAGTCCGTCGCCTGCCGGAACCAGGACTCCTCTACTGCCTTACCAGGACACAACATTGCCCGCAGAGCAGCGGGCAGCCGACCTGGTGGGACGCCTGACGCTCGATGAGAAGGCCGCGCAATTGGTCACCAGTGCGCCGGGGATTCCACGGCTCGGCGTTCCGGCCTATGACTTCTGGAGCGAAGGCCTTCACGGTATCGCACGCTCCGGCTATGCGACGCTGTTCCCTCAGGCCGTGGGCATGGCGGCCACCTTCGATGAGCCGCTGCTTCACCAGATCGGCGAGGTCATCTCCACGGAGGCACGCGCCAAGTACAACGATGCTGTTGCGCACGACCTGCGCTCCATCTTCTATGGGCTGACGATCTGGTCGCCGAACATCAACATCTTTCGCGATCCTCGCTGGGGACGCGGACAGGAGACCTACGGGGAAGACCCCTTCCTGACCGCTCGGCTCGGGACCGCATTCGTCGAGGGTCTGCAGGGCGACGACCCCAACTACTACCGCGCAATCGGCACGCCAAAGCACTTCGCCGTGCACAGCGGCCCGGAGAGCGAGCGTCATCGTTTCAACGCCGACCCGAGCCCGCACGATCTATGGGACACGTACCTTCCCGCGTTCCGCGCCACGATCGTCGAAGGCAAGGCCGGCAGCATCATGTGCGCGTACAACGCCATCGAAGGTAAGCCGGCGTGCGCCAGTGATCTGCTGCTGGACGAGGTCCTCCGGAAGGACTGGGCCTTCAAGGGGTTTGTCACCTCCGACTGCGGCGCGATCGACAACTTCTTCGAGAAGGACGGGCATCACTACTCCAAGGATGCGGAACAGGCATCGGTCGACGGCATTCGCGCCGGCACCGACACCAATTGCGGCGGCACCTATCGGAACCTCGCCAGCGCCGTACGCAAAGGAATGATCCAGGAGAGCGAGCTCGATGTTCCGCTGCGCCGCCTGTTTCTCGCGCGATTCAAGCTGGGCCTCTTCGATCCTCCGTCTCAGGTAAAGTACGCCTCCATGCCCATCACGGAAAACATGTCCTCCTCGCATACCGAGCTGGCCCTGCAGGCCGCGCGCGAAGCGGTAGTGCTGCTGAAGAACGAGCATCACACACTGCCGCTGGATGCGCGTGTGAAGACCATCGCGGTGATCGGGCCCAACGCCTCCTCGCTGATCTCCCTCGAAGGCAACTACAACGCGATCCCGAAGAACCCCGTGATGCAGGTCGATGGTATCGCCCGTGAATTCAGGGACGCGAAGGTGCTGTATGCGCAGGGATCTCCCTATGCCGAGGGCGTCGCGCTGGTGATTCCAAGAACGCAGTTTCGTACCGCGCAGGACTCGCAGGAGCAAGGCCTGAAGGCCGAGTACTTCAACAACGACAGCCTGCAAGGCACGCCTGCGTTCACGCGCGTAGATCGCCAGATCGACTTCGACTGGGATGGATCATCGCCTGTCCCCTCGGTCAGCATGAAGGCCTTCTCGGTGCGCTGGCGCGGCACGTTGCAGGTGCCTGTACCCGGCGACTACCTCGTCGCTCCACATATCACGCACTTTTGGAATGGCGATGCCGTGGAGAAGGTCACGCTTAAATTCGACGGCAAAGACATGGGCTCTTCAGCGGTCAAGCTGCACTTCGACGATACCCGGCCACACGCGATTGAAATGACGTACTCGCATAAGGCAGAGCTCTTCGGCGGAGAGCTTTCGCTGCGATGGACTCCACCGGTCGAGCCCTTACGCGCCCAGGCGATGGAAGCGGTGAAGCAGGCAGATGCCGTCGTCGCCTTCGTTGGGCTGTCTCCTGAGCTGGAAGGCGAGGAGATGGACGTGCACATCCCAGGCTTCTCCGGCGGCGACCGCACCGATCTCGTTCTGCCTGCCGCGCAGCAGCAACTGCTGGAAGCCGCCAAGGCAAGCGGCAAGCCGCTGGTCGTGGTGCTGCTCAATGGCTCGGCGCTGGCCGTGAACTGGGCCCAGGAACATGCCGACGCCATCCTTGAAGCATGGTACCCAGGACAGGCTGGAGCGCAGGCGATTGCAGAGACACTGAGTGGCAAGAACAATCCCAGCGGACGCTTGCCGGTTACCTTTTATCGCAGCGTGAACGACCTGCCGCCCTTCACCGATTACGCAATGGCGAACCGCACCTATCGTTACTTCAAGGGCAAGCCGTTGTATGAGTTTGGGTATGGCCTGAGCTACTCGACCTTCAGCTACTCCAATGCGCATCTGAGCAAGGAGCGTCTCGATGCCGGGGACACGCTACGCGTGGAAGCAGATGTAAAGAACACCAGCACGCTCGCAGGCGATGAGGTCGCAGAGCTATATCTGACACCTCCGCAGAATGGTGTCTATCCTCTGCGGTCCCTGGAGGGCTTTGAGCATGTCCATCTTCTTCCCGGACAGAGCAAACATGTGAGCTTTACGCTCGATCCGCGCCAGTTGTCCGAGGTGGATGAGAAGGGCATACGCGCCGTGCGGGCAGGGGTGTATTCCGTCACTGTCGGTGGAGGCCAGCCAAGTGCCGGCAAGGATCTTTCGGCTCAGTTCACGGTCGAGGGCGTGCGGGAGTTACCGCGGTAA
- a CDS encoding outer membrane beta-barrel protein — protein MSTFITKHCLWLCLLCVALTSAAAKAQQYGLYAMGSLGHIGGVDIASNPNGTTTTGSLTAGGGTFGLYDNFARVGPLNFGGDVRYETQSSGSGHLHEGLVGVRLALRSPLLQPYAQAEIGGGGTNYGFNTGSFASQFQFGADYTLIPHVSLRGEYGIGRLSAVFHSNAQTVQQFGLGLVVRLP, from the coding sequence ATGAGCACTTTCATCACAAAACATTGCCTATGGCTCTGCCTGCTGTGCGTTGCACTGACGTCTGCGGCCGCGAAGGCGCAGCAGTATGGACTTTACGCGATGGGCAGCCTCGGCCATATTGGCGGCGTCGATATCGCCAGCAATCCCAATGGGACGACGACTACCGGAAGCCTGACCGCGGGCGGCGGTACCTTTGGGCTCTATGACAACTTTGCGCGTGTCGGCCCGCTGAACTTTGGCGGCGATGTGCGTTATGAGACGCAGTCGTCCGGCAGCGGCCATCTTCATGAAGGGCTTGTGGGAGTGCGGCTGGCGCTGCGTTCTCCCCTCCTTCAGCCCTATGCGCAGGCTGAGATCGGTGGTGGCGGCACGAACTACGGCTTCAACACGGGCAGCTTCGCCAGCCAGTTTCAGTTTGGAGCCGACTATACCCTGATTCCACATGTCTCGCTGCGCGGCGAGTACGGAATCGGGCGCCTGAGCGCGGTATTTCATTCCAACGCTCAGACGGTGCAGCAGTTCGGCCTTGGCCTGGTGGTGCGGCTGCCTTAA
- a CDS encoding bestrophin-like domain, translated as MLTLLDHPLLFCPFVILFLFLGSLLGAWVRVRRAEVVARDAGSFKALEGAVLGLFALLLGFSFAMAVNRYDLRRQLEVEEANAIGTTWLRTDTLLEPARTAERQLLQQYVPVRLNFVAAGTDAQAIQRSLTQSGELQAQIWKIAAGDASARRDPISALFVSSLNDMIDVTEKRTAALENRIPFLAWAILLFMAFVSSALIGISITSRSKRLLAILPIVVGVVFALILDLDSSRSGFIRVHQNSMMRVAAQIASSR; from the coding sequence ATGCTGACTCTGCTGGACCATCCTCTTCTCTTCTGTCCCTTTGTCATTCTCTTTCTGTTCCTCGGGAGCCTGTTGGGTGCCTGGGTTCGCGTTCGGAGAGCGGAGGTTGTTGCGCGGGATGCGGGGTCTTTCAAGGCGCTCGAAGGAGCGGTGCTGGGGCTGTTTGCCCTGTTGCTGGGCTTCAGCTTTGCGATGGCGGTCAACCGCTACGACCTCCGCAGGCAGTTGGAGGTGGAAGAGGCCAATGCCATCGGCACTACCTGGCTGCGCACCGATACGCTGCTGGAACCTGCACGCACGGCCGAGCGACAGCTGCTTCAGCAGTACGTGCCTGTGCGCCTGAACTTTGTTGCTGCCGGAACGGATGCCCAGGCGATACAGCGCAGCCTCACCCAAAGCGGTGAGCTGCAGGCGCAGATTTGGAAGATCGCAGCCGGGGATGCGTCGGCTCGCCGTGATCCCATTAGCGCGCTTTTTGTCTCATCGCTCAACGACATGATCGATGTCACGGAGAAGCGCACCGCCGCGCTGGAGAATCGCATTCCCTTCCTGGCGTGGGCCATTTTGCTGTTCATGGCCTTTGTTTCCAGCGCGCTGATTGGAATCAGCATTACGTCACGGTCGAAGAGGCTGCTCGCGATTTTGCCTATCGTTGTCGGCGTTGTTTTTGCACTCATCCTCGATCTCGACAGTTCGCGCTCGGGGTTCATTCGTGTTCATCAGAACAGCATGATGCGGGTTGCAGCGCAGATCGCTTCTTCGCGGTAG
- a CDS encoding radical SAM protein, whose protein sequence is MAKATKLFEKGVVLTAKAGWSVFNKLNSISPNKSFTPKWSDKPLLKSYQKEKPPLGWPRTTDSLCPKCVPEIRQQIVDGKLPHEILLNEKVGEIKAQIIERDGKILMVKDCPIHGHFEDVMSIDTAFFKHLEEVFPGRDIRAHNDEKLHNHGTSTVTHGRGSVLTIDLTNRCNMMCDPCFMDANQVGFVHELTWDEIKTMLDNAVTIKPKRQMSVQFSGGEPTLSPYFLDAVAYARKVGYTSVQAATNGIEFAKSKEFSKAAAEAGLRYAYLQFDGIGNAANSHRKVGNSFDVKLQAIHNLHEAGVDIVPVTCIINGINNEQVGRIIEFALDNPKKINFLSFQPVSFTGRDEEVSDERRMAQRYTLSHLAHDVKNQTGLGEPVRDWFPISFMSTFSDWADLVHGPNHDWGQLSCGCHPNCGIGMALMIDKETKEAVPVTAFLNADRLAKDIARVNDAARGKYLTMVGAALALIRNYEPKNAPTHFSIFSLLTKFDKCFGATGRNYGKVTADRTQADIEKRRADRWNFLFIAGMWFQDLFNYDFRRTEQCIIPYATQEGEISFCAYNTGVGWRNIIEKMHMTSSLTKWYEEHGRHEIFAGGKKVGLEKESKYDLVLNQEHVDSAANDTFDKSGIAKNAREEKIRARDAKLKQDAENARMAKLYRKEILQEAEAPAGFVAIGEIGGLGGIKPAAPVTSKAEVVNNIEETVAGD, encoded by the coding sequence ATGGCAAAGGCAACGAAGCTCTTTGAAAAAGGCGTGGTGCTCACCGCTAAGGCTGGCTGGAGCGTGTTCAACAAGCTGAATTCGATCAGCCCCAACAAGAGCTTTACTCCCAAGTGGAGCGATAAGCCCCTGCTGAAGTCCTACCAGAAGGAAAAGCCGCCCCTCGGCTGGCCCCGTACCACTGATTCCCTCTGCCCCAAGTGCGTTCCCGAGATTCGCCAGCAGATCGTGGACGGCAAGCTGCCCCACGAGATCCTGCTCAACGAGAAGGTCGGCGAGATCAAGGCGCAGATCATCGAGCGCGACGGCAAGATCCTGATGGTCAAGGATTGCCCGATCCACGGCCACTTTGAAGACGTCATGTCGATCGACACGGCCTTCTTCAAGCACCTCGAAGAGGTCTTCCCGGGCCGCGACATCCGCGCCCACAACGATGAGAAGCTGCACAACCACGGCACCTCGACCGTCACCCATGGCCGCGGTTCGGTTCTCACCATCGATCTCACCAACCGCTGCAACATGATGTGCGATCCCTGCTTCATGGACGCCAACCAGGTCGGCTTCGTCCACGAGCTCACATGGGACGAGATCAAGACCATGCTGGACAACGCGGTCACGATCAAGCCCAAGCGCCAGATGTCGGTTCAGTTCTCGGGCGGCGAGCCCACACTGAGCCCCTACTTCCTCGACGCGGTCGCTTATGCCCGCAAGGTCGGCTACACCTCGGTGCAGGCTGCGACCAACGGCATCGAGTTCGCGAAGTCCAAGGAGTTCTCAAAGGCTGCCGCTGAAGCAGGTCTTCGCTATGCGTACCTGCAGTTCGACGGTATCGGCAATGCGGCGAACTCGCACCGCAAGGTCGGCAACTCGTTCGACGTGAAGCTCCAGGCGATCCACAACCTGCACGAGGCCGGTGTGGATATCGTCCCCGTCACCTGCATCATCAACGGCATCAACAACGAGCAGGTTGGCCGCATCATCGAGTTCGCTCTCGACAACCCCAAGAAGATCAACTTCCTCAGCTTCCAGCCGGTCTCGTTCACGGGCCGCGATGAAGAGGTTTCGGACGAGCGCCGTATGGCGCAGCGTTACACGCTCAGCCATCTCGCACACGACGTCAAGAACCAGACCGGTCTCGGCGAGCCTGTTCGCGACTGGTTCCCCATCAGCTTCATGTCGACCTTCAGCGATTGGGCCGATCTGGTGCACGGACCGAACCACGACTGGGGCCAGCTCTCCTGTGGCTGCCACCCGAACTGCGGTATCGGCATGGCGCTGATGATCGATAAGGAAACCAAGGAAGCTGTGCCCGTCACGGCCTTCCTGAACGCCGACCGTCTGGCCAAGGACATCGCGCGCGTCAACGACGCGGCTCGCGGCAAGTACCTGACCATGGTTGGCGCTGCCCTCGCGCTCATCCGTAACTACGAGCCGAAGAACGCTCCCACCCATTTCAGCATCTTCTCGCTGCTGACCAAGTTCGATAAGTGCTTTGGCGCGACCGGCCGCAACTACGGCAAGGTCACCGCCGACCGCACCCAGGCGGACATCGAGAAGCGCCGCGCCGATCGCTGGAACTTCCTCTTCATCGCCGGCATGTGGTTCCAGGACCTCTTCAACTACGACTTCCGCCGCACCGAGCAGTGCATCATCCCGTACGCGACGCAGGAAGGCGAGATCAGCTTCTGCGCGTACAACACGGGTGTGGGCTGGCGCAACATCATCGAGAAGATGCACATGACCTCGTCGCTCACCAAGTGGTATGAGGAGCACGGTCGTCACGAGATCTTCGCGGGCGGCAAGAAGGTTGGCCTCGAGAAGGAATCGAAGTATGACCTCGTCCTCAACCAGGAGCATGTTGATTCGGCTGCGAACGATACCTTCGACAAGAGTGGTATCGCCAAGAACGCGCGCGAAGAAAAGATCCGCGCACGCGACGCGAAGCTGAAGCAGGATGCCGAGAACGCTCGCATGGCCAAGCTGTATCGCAAGGAGATCCTCCAGGAGGCGGAAGCTCCCGCAGGCTTTGTAGCGATCGGCGAGATCGGCGGCTTGGGCGGCATCAAGCCCGCGGCTCCCGTCACCAGCAAGGCTGAGGTCGTCAACAACATCGAAGAGACCGTAGCCGGCGACTAG
- a CDS encoding VWA domain-containing protein: MRYRIASLLSLGISLGLQAQTADQNQPVNQNQLPAPTLQVQSQLVLVPTTVETGKGDMVYGLKASQFLTKDNGIHQDVRLEDAGNDARPLSLVVVVQCSRSAEREFPKLRGVATMVSALVGGAPTDTAVVQFGTGEELLSGFTRDPAARERALNRLAPCSDDEDTIFDAVDYANTLLDSRKTPGRRVILLISETRDHGSETKPMDVIRALGRTNTVVDTVSFSPAKSQLIDEGEHGPPPGATTNWLALVVMAVEAARTNAPKEFAGLSGGEYINFTTQHGFDRSLNTLANHVHNYYLLSFVPRFPADASGSSAAAPGLHNLSVKIPDYPSATVRHRESYWANDMEPAK, from the coding sequence ATGCGCTACCGGATTGCCAGCCTCCTGTCTCTCGGTATTTCGCTCGGCCTGCAGGCCCAGACCGCAGACCAGAATCAGCCGGTAAACCAGAATCAGTTACCGGCTCCAACCCTGCAGGTGCAGTCGCAGCTTGTGCTCGTGCCGACCACCGTCGAGACCGGCAAGGGCGATATGGTCTACGGGCTCAAGGCCTCGCAGTTCCTCACCAAAGATAACGGCATCCACCAGGACGTTCGGCTGGAAGATGCAGGGAACGATGCCCGCCCCCTTTCGCTCGTCGTCGTGGTGCAGTGCTCGCGTTCCGCGGAGCGTGAGTTCCCGAAGCTGCGCGGGGTAGCGACAATGGTCTCGGCGCTGGTCGGAGGAGCCCCGACCGACACCGCCGTCGTGCAGTTCGGCACCGGCGAAGAGCTGCTTTCGGGTTTCACCCGCGACCCCGCCGCACGAGAGAGGGCCTTGAACAGACTGGCACCGTGCAGCGATGACGAAGACACGATCTTCGATGCCGTCGACTACGCCAACACCCTGCTCGATAGTCGCAAGACACCCGGCCGCCGTGTCATCCTGCTCATCAGCGAAACCCGCGACCACGGCAGCGAGACCAAACCCATGGACGTGATCCGTGCGCTGGGACGCACCAATACCGTGGTGGACACGGTGTCGTTCTCCCCAGCCAAATCACAACTGATCGATGAGGGGGAGCATGGTCCCCCGCCAGGCGCCACCACCAATTGGCTTGCCCTGGTGGTGATGGCGGTCGAGGCCGCGCGCACGAACGCTCCGAAGGAGTTTGCCGGCCTTTCGGGCGGCGAATACATCAATTTCACCACGCAGCACGGCTTCGATCGCAGCCTGAACACGCTGGCCAATCACGTCCACAACTACTATCTGTTGAGCTTTGTGCCCAGATTCCCGGCAGACGCTTCGGGAAGCAGTGCAGCAGCACCGGGCCTGCACAATCTCAGCGTGAAGATTCCCGACTATCCCTCGGCGACGGTTCGCCACCGCGAATCGTACTGGGCCAATGACATGGAACCTGCGAAGTGA